Below is a window of Oceanibaculum indicum P24 DNA.
CTCGCCATGGCGTTTCTCGAAGGCCAGCGCCTGGTCCAGCGGCAGGCCCAGCTCGCCGGAAATGTAGTCGATATCGCCGGCCAGCAGATTGGCCTCCAGCGCCGCCGTATTCTCGATGACGCGGACGACGATGCGGCTGAAATGCGGCGTCTTGCCCCACCAGTTCGGATTGCGTTCCAGCGTGATGTGGCTGCCGGGGGCAACCTGGGTGACGCGGTAGGGGCCGTTATACAGGCCGGGATTGGTGGAGTCGGTATCGTAAAGCGTGCGGCGGCGATATTCCGCCGGCTCCGCCATCGGCGCTTCCTCCATATGAGCCGGCAGCAAATCCAGCCCGTTGATGGCGTTGTAGTTGAAGGACAGCCGGTCGATGGTGAGGGTGAAGGTTTTGTCGTCTTTCGCCTCGATATCGAGGATACGGCGGAAGGTTTCCTGGTTGGCGACGCCGCTCTGCGGTGTCTTTCCCACCGTCCATGTGAAGATCACATCCTTCGTCGTTACCGGCGTGCCGTCGCCCCATTTGGCGTCCGGGTGCAGCGTGTAGGTCAGGCGGATGCCCTGGGTTCCGCCGGCATCGTTCGGCTTGTCGAGCTCGAAGGGGACGGCGCCGCCATTCTCGATGGTCGGCAGGTCGGTGCAGAGCATGCACATCAGCTGCCAGTCCGGGCCATAGGTGGTGATCGGCCGCCGCGCCATGCCCAGCACGTAGGACTTCGCCATCATGGCGTCGATCAGCGGGTTCAGCGTGGAGGGAAACTGCGTGATGCCGATGACCAGCTCGTCCTTCGGCTTCGCCTGCGCCGCCGGTCCGCTGACCGTCAGGCAGAGCGCGAACAGCGCCAGAAAACCGAGACTTATCAGCCGCTTCATCGCCGTTCCTTCGCTGCCATCCTTATCCATATACATGCCAAGGAGTATAGCAGCCGTGATCCGGCGCGACAGGGGCGCGTACTAACTTCGGCGGGTATTTTTGCGACTTGGCTTGGTTATCGCCAACCGTCATTCCCAATCACAAACTGTCATTCCCGGGCTTGTCCCCGGAATCCAGGGTTGAGTTTACTCGGGCGAACATCCAGTGAGCGGAGGTCTGGACCCCCGCAACAAGTGCGGGGGTGACGGTCTGTGGGGCTGAGGTGAACTCACCCCTTGGCGCGGGTCTCCGCCCAGCCGTCCGGGTCCTTCAGGAAGCTGCGCACCTGGTCGAGCTGGTCCTTGGTGTAGCCGCGCCGCTCGGCGGCCAGCAGCACATCGGCCCAGGTCGCCAGCTCGTGCAGGGCCACGCCCTGCTCGGTCAGCTTGGCGACCCCTTCCGGAAACACGCCGTAATGGAACACGACGAAGCAATGCGCGACTTCCGCCCCGGCGGTGCGCAGCGCTTCGACGAAGTTCAGCTTGCTGCCGCCATCGGTCGCCAGATCCTCGACCAGCAGCACGCGCTGGCCTTCCCTGATCTCACCCTCGATCTGAGCATTGCGCCCGAAGCCTTTGGTTTTCTTGCGCACATAGAGCATCGGCAGGCCCATCCGCTCGGCGATCCAGGCGGCGAAGGGGATACCCGCCGTCTCGCCGCCGGCCACCGCGTCGAAGCCCTCGAAGCCGGCGATGCGGCCCATCTTCTCCACGCCCATATCCATCAGCTTGGCGCGGGCGCGCGGGAAGCTGATGATCTTGCGGCAATCGACATAGACCGGGCTGAGCCGGCCGGAGGTGAAGGTGAAAGGCTCCTCCGGGCGGATGTGGATCGCCTTGATGTCCAGCAGGATGTCGGCGGTGATCTCGGCCCAGCTCTTGATGTCGGTCATTGTGTCCTCGCGCGGTTTTGCGCCAAGACAGCCCAGGATGCGCCCGCCGTCAAGCACGGCCTGCTGGCGCAGCCTGCGTCTGGTTCCCCTGTGACGGTTAGAGTATTTTCCCGGCATGATCTCCGATCCCGATATTCTGGCCGCCTACCATGCCGAAGGGCGCGGCATCCTCTACCGCTATCGCCGGCATCGCGGTGCGTGGCAACCGCATCTGGAGGCGGCGAAACAGGTCATTCTGGAGGCGGTGGCGGCGTGCCCGGGCCGGGAGAGTGTCGCTGTGCTCGGCTCCGGCGCGCTGCTCGATGTGCCGCTGGCTGATCTTCTGGCGGGCTTCCGCCGGGTGGTGCTGGTCGATGTCGCGCATCCCTGGCGAGTCCGGCTGCGCGCCGCGCTGACCCCGCGTCTTACGCTGCTGGATGCCGACCTGACCGGCCTCGGCGGGCGGCCATCCCCCGGCATGGAGCCGCCATCGCCGCCCGACCTGCCGGCGGTGCAAACGGCCGATCTGGTGATCTCGCTGAATCTGATGTCGCAACTGGCCTATGTGCCTGTCAGCCAGTTGGAGCGGATGGGCCAGACGGAGGAGCAGACCGACGCCTTCGCCGCAGGGCTGGTGCGCGCGCATCTCGACTGGCTGCGCCGCCTGCCGGGGCGGGTGTGCCTCGTCACCGACGTGAAGCGCATCGTGCTGGACCCGAAGGGCGGGGTGATCGGCGAGATCGATCCGCTCTACGGGCTTTCCCTGCCGGCGGGCGGCACCGAATGGAGCTGGGACATCGCCCCGATTGGCGAGATGGCGCCGGACTATGCGGTGCGGCACCGGGTGCGCGGCTATAGCGATTTGCCGAAGGGCTGAAAGCGGCTAGCATCGGGGCAAGCATCCGAAAGAAAAGAGGAAACCGCCATGTCCACCGCAACCGATCCGGTCGTCCTGCTGGAGCGCGACGGCGCCGTCGCCACCATCACGCTGAACCGGCCGGACAAGCTGAACGCGCTGAACCGGACGATGTGGATCGGCGTGCGCGATGCCTTCCATGAGGTGTCGGCGGACCCGTCCGTGCGCTGCGTCGTGCTGACCGGGGCGGGGGAGCGCGCCTTCTGCCCCGGCGCCGATATATCCGAGTTCGAGACGGCGCGCGCCAGCGCCGCGCAGGCCGCCGAGTACGGCAAGCTGATGGACGGGGCGATGGAGGCGATCGCGGACTGCCCGCATCCGGTGGTGGTGAAGGTGAAGGGCATCTGCGTCGGCGGCGGGCTGGAGATCGCGTGCCTTGCCGACATGCGCATCTGCCAGGAAAGCAGCCGCTTCGGCGTGCCGGTGAACAAGCTGGGCCTGACCATGGGCTATAGCGAGATCGCCGCGCTGATCGGCCTGGTCGGCAAGACCAACGCACTGGAAATCCTCTATGAGGCGCGGGTGTTCGGCGCGGCGGAGGCGAAGGAGAAGGGGCTGGTGAACCGGGTCGTGCCGGATGCACAGATCGATGCGGCTGTGGCCGAGAGCGTTTCCCGCATTGTCGCCGGTGCGCCGCTGGTCAACCGCTGGCACAAGAAGTTCGCCCGCCGGCTGGAGCGGGCCACGCCGCTGACCGAGGCGGAGATCGCGGAAGGCTATGCCGCCTTCGACACGCAGGATTTCCAGACCGGCTACAAGGCCTTCCTGGCCAAGGCCACGCCGGACTTCGAGGGCCGCTAGGAGCCGCCATGGACGCCTTCGAGGGCCACAGCTTCTCCAAGGGCACGGTCATCGTGCATGAAGGCACGCGCGCCGATGCCGCCTATGTGGTGGAGAAGGGCTCGGTCGTGGTGTTCCGCACGGTGAATGGCCGCGAACTGATGATCGCCCGGCTGGAGACGGGGGCGATCTTCGGCGAAATGGCCCTGATCGAGCGGCGCAAGCACAAGGCCAGCGTGC
It encodes the following:
- a CDS encoding peptide ABC transporter substrate-binding protein, which codes for MKRLISLGFLALFALCLTVSGPAAQAKPKDELVIGITQFPSTLNPLIDAMMAKSYVLGMARRPITTYGPDWQLMCMLCTDLPTIENGGAVPFELDKPNDAGGTQGIRLTYTLHPDAKWGDGTPVTTKDVIFTWTVGKTPQSGVANQETFRRILDIEAKDDKTFTLTIDRLSFNYNAINGLDLLPAHMEEAPMAEPAEYRRRTLYDTDSTNPGLYNGPYRVTQVAPGSHITLERNPNWWGKTPHFSRIVVRVIENTAALEANLLAGDIDYISGELGLPLDQALAFEKRHGERFKIAYKPGLIYEHIDLMLDNPVLADIRVRRALIHAIDRQAIDRQLFGGKQPVAHSNVNPLDWVHDTATPTYAYDPKRAAELLDEAGWTRGAGGIRQNAKGEKLTLEFMTTAGNRTRELVQQALQAQWRQAGVDIRIRNEPARVFFGETVTKRKFTGLAMYAWISAPESVPRTTLHSSQIPSAENGWSGQNNPGFRNDEMDRLIDRLEVELDREKRRPMWSRLQEIYATELPVIPLYFRSDAYVMPRWLEGITPTGHQYPTTLWVEQWRAAE
- a CDS encoding orotate phosphoribosyltransferase, whose amino-acid sequence is MTDIKSWAEITADILLDIKAIHIRPEEPFTFTSGRLSPVYVDCRKIISFPRARAKLMDMGVEKMGRIAGFEGFDAVAGGETAGIPFAAWIAERMGLPMLYVRKKTKGFGRNAQIEGEIREGQRVLLVEDLATDGGSKLNFVEALRTAGAEVAHCFVVFHYGVFPEGVAKLTEQGVALHELATWADVLLAAERRGYTKDQLDQVRSFLKDPDGWAETRAKG
- a CDS encoding enoyl-CoA hydratase/isomerase family protein, which codes for MSTATDPVVLLERDGAVATITLNRPDKLNALNRTMWIGVRDAFHEVSADPSVRCVVLTGAGERAFCPGADISEFETARASAAQAAEYGKLMDGAMEAIADCPHPVVVKVKGICVGGGLEIACLADMRICQESSRFGVPVNKLGLTMGYSEIAALIGLVGKTNALEILYEARVFGAAEAKEKGLVNRVVPDAQIDAAVAESVSRIVAGAPLVNRWHKKFARRLERATPLTEAEIAEGYAAFDTQDFQTGYKAFLAKATPDFEGR
- a CDS encoding Crp/Fnr family transcriptional regulator; translation: MDAFEGHSFSKGTVIVHEGTRADAAYVVEKGSVVVFRTVNGRELMIARLETGAIFGEMALIERRKHKASVRAAEDCICAVVTEKVFWKLLEDANPFIRALVLTLVKSLGATTSQAIGLQSMLGMGIGPDTDERGR